In Microbacterium terrisoli, the genomic stretch CGTGTTCATCTCGCGGGTCCCTTCGAACGTGTAGACGGCCTCGCTGTCGCTGAAGAACCGGATCGCGTCATGGTCGAGCAGAAGCCCGTCTCCACCCATCACCTCACGCGCCAGCGCGACCGATTCGCGCAGCCGATCGGCGGCGATGCGTTTGAGCAGGCTCGGTGAGACGTCATCCTCGATCGGGTGCGTCGTGGTGCGCACCGCCAGTGCGAGCGTCTGTGCGATGTTGGCGGTGATCTGCACGAGCTTGTCCTGTATGAGCTGGAAGCCGGCGATCGGACGGCCGAACTGCTCACGCCGCTGCGCGTGGTCGAGGGCGGCCCGATATGCGCCCAGCTGCATGCCTGCCGAGGACCACACGATGGTCGCACGCAATCGCCGGAAGGCGCGGTTGATGTCTGCGAATGAGACGATGCGCGGCAACCGGCGCCCCTCACGCACCACGACGCCGTCCAGAGTGATGTCGGCGTTGTGCACCAGCCGCGTCGCGCCCTTGTGCACGATGACGCTGCGCTGCACGCCGGGGGCGTCGGAAGGCACGACGAAGGCGAGCACGCGCTCGCCGCCGTCTTCGCGGGCGATCACGACGATGTTGTCTGAGATCGTCGCGTTGCCGATCCACCGCTTCGCCCCGTCCAGCATCCAGCCATCGGCGGTGCGCCGTGCGCGGGTGGCCAGACCGCCGGCGACATCGGACCCGTGATCGGGCTCGGTCAGGGCGA encodes the following:
- a CDS encoding acyl-CoA dehydrogenase family protein — encoded protein: MTALDYPGDLLGFGDDLTGPERAKLAVLRAYLEEHVRPVLPERWEAGENLADFRAPLAALHLLDDPALFATDGEPRPLYRGFVTLELCRLDLGLSITYGGQVNMFRTLVHAGGSPEQIAAWDAGILDFSFTGCFALTEPDHGSDVAGGLATRARRTADGWMLDGAKRWIGNATISDNIVVIAREDGGERVLAFVVPSDAPGVQRSVIVHKGATRLVHNADITLDGVVVREGRRLPRIVSFADINRAFRRLRATIVWSSAGMQLGAYRAALDHAQRREQFGRPIAGFQLIQDKLVQITANIAQTLALAVRTTTHPIEDDVSPSLLKRIAADRLRESVALAREVMGGDGLLLDHDAIRFFSDSEAVYTFEGTREMNTLIVGRALTGHSAFPR